The proteins below are encoded in one region of Dromaius novaehollandiae isolate bDroNov1 chromosome 9, bDroNov1.hap1, whole genome shotgun sequence:
- the MRPS22 gene encoding small ribosomal subunit protein mS22: MAALGARGWLRGSAAAVPSRLWRAAPALWGRRARGQDAAAENRDAKPAFTDEAVQNLLYKMTGLNLQKVFRPVKTELKPPKYKLMTEAQLEEATRKATEEAKEKLRMPPVLDEREPIDDILAEDKFLEGTETTKYVFTDLTYSIPHRERFIVVREPSGVLRKASWEERDRMIQIFFPKEGRRVIPPVIFKDEHLVTVFQQDRHEDILNMCIAQFEPDSPDYIRVHHRTYDDIEKHAKYDLLRSTRHFGGMVWYLVNRKKTDGLLIDMLHRDLLDDATSLITLYHMLYPECQSAKEAKEGKLQGVGLIKVFVKTESQKEGYIQLALQAYQEAMATSTAL, encoded by the exons ATGGCGGCGCTGGGGGCGCGCGGGTGgctgcggggcagcgccgcggcggtgCCCTCGCGGCTGTGGCGCGCGGCGCCGGCGCTGTGGGGGCGCCGCGCGCGGGGCCAGGACGCGGCGGCCG aaaacagagatgcCAAACCTGCCTTTACCGATGAAGCAGTTCAGAATTTGCTCTACAAAATGACAGGGCTGAACTTGCAGAAGGTCTTTAGGCCGGTTAAAACGGAGCTTAAACCGCCCAAGTACAAGCTAATGACGGAAGCTCAGCTGGAGGAG GCCACAAGAAAAGCTACTGAGGAAGCTAAAGAAAAACTAAGAATGCCTCCCGTTTTGGATGAGCGAGAACCAATTGATGATATATTAGCAGAAGACAAATTCCTTGAAGGAACCGAAACCACAAAATATGTGTTTACTGATTTAACTTACTCCATTCCACATCGT GAGCGTTTCATTGTAGTTAGAGAACCAAGTGGTGTATTACGCAAAGCATCCTGGGAAGAACGAGACAGAATGATACAGATATTCTTCCCAAAAGAAGGGCGCAGAGTCATTCCCCCAGTCATATTCAAGGATGAACACCTTGTG ACTGTGTTTCAGCAAGACCGTCATGAGGATATCCTTAACATGTGCATTGCACAGTTTGAGCCAGATTCACCTGACTATATCAGG GTTCATCATCGAACATATGATGATATTGAGAAACATGCTAAATATGATCTGCTCCGTTCAACAAGACACTTTGGAGGAATGGTCTGGTATCTAGTAAACAGAAAGAAAACGGATGGCTTACTAATAGATATGCTCCACAGAGACTT GTTGGATGATGCTACAAGTTTAATCACACTGTATCATATGCTTTATCCCGAATGTCAGTCGGCAAAAGAAGCTAAAGAAGGAAAACTTCAGGGAGTGGGCCTGATCAAG GTATTTGTGAAAACTGAATCACAGAAAGAAGGATATATACAACTGGCTCTTCAGGCTTATCAAGAAGCAATGGCTACTTCGACAGCTTTGTGA
- the COPB2 gene encoding coatomer subunit beta' isoform X2: protein MPLRLDIKRKLTARSDRVKSVDLHPTEPWMLASLYNGSVCVWNHETQTLVKTFEVCDLPVRAAKFVARKNWVVTGADDMQIRVFNYNTLERVHMFEAHSDYIRCIAVHPTQPFILTSSDDMLIKLWDWDKKWSCSQVFEGHTHYVMQIVINPKDNNQFASASLDRTIKVWQLGSSSPNFTLEGHEKGVNCIDYYSGGDKPYLISGADDRLVKIWDYQNKTCVQTLEGHAQNVSCVSFHPELPIIITGSEDGTVRIWHSSTYRLESTLNYGMERVWCVASLRGSNNVALGYDEGSIIVKLGREEPAMSMDSNGKIIWAKHSEVQQANLKAMGDAEIKDGERLPLAVKDMGSCEIYPQTIQHNPNGRFVVVCGDGEYIIYTAMALRNKSFGSAQEFVWAHDSSEYAIRESNSVVKIFKNFKEKKSFKPDFGAEGIYGGFLLGVRSVNGLAFYDWENTELIRRIEIQPKHIFWSDSGELVCIATEESFFILKYLSEKVAAAQETHEGVTEDGIEDAFEVLGEIQEIVKTGLWVGDCFIYTSSVNRLNYYVGGEIVTIAHLDRTMYLLGYIPKDNRLYLGDKELNIVSYSLLVSVLEYQTAVMRRDFGMADKVLPTIPKEQRTRVAHFLEKQGFKQQALAVSTDPEHRFELALQLGELKIAYQLAVEAESEQKWKQLAELAISKCQFGLAQECLHHAQDYGGLLLLATASGNANMVNKLAEGAEKDGKNNVAFMSYFLQGKLDSCLELLIKTGRLPEAAFLARTYLPSQVSRVVKLWRENLSKVNQKAADSLADPTEYENLFPGLKEAFVVEEYVKQSLADLRPAREYPLVTPNEERNLLEEAKGFEPSGVMASQQAEEPVLSPKPEVMNSVSQNSDLLSTREQKTLLDLEDDLDNLDLEDIDTTDINLDEEILDE from the exons AGCGAAAACTAACAGCTCGGTCTGACCGGGTGAAGAGTGTAGACTTGCATCCCACAGAGCCATGGATGTTGGCTAGCCTTTACAATggcagtgtgtgtgtttggaatCATGAAACACAg ACTCTTGTGAAGACCTTTGAAGTGTGTGACCTGCCAGTGAGAGCTGCCAAATTTGTGGCAAGAAAGAACTGGGTTGTTACAGGAGCT GATGACATGCAAATTAGAGTCTTCAATTACAACACCTTGGAAAGAGTTCATATGTTTGAAGCACATTCAGATTATATTCGTTGCATTGCCGTACATCCTACACAGCCCTTCATACTGACAAGCAGTG ATGACATGCTTATTAAACTCTGGGACTGGGATAAGAAATGGTCTTGTTCTCAGGTGTTTGAAGGACACACCCATTATGTCATGCAGATTGTCATAAACCCAAAAGACAATAATCAGTTTGCCAGTGCATCTTTGGATAGGACAATCAAG gtGTGGCAGCTTGGCTCTTCTTCACCCAACTTTACTTTGGAAGGCCATGAAAAAGGTGTAAACTGTATTGACTATTACAGTGGAGGAGACAAGCCATACCTCATTTCAGGTGCAGATGACCGTTTGGTTAAGATCTGGGACTATCAG AATAAAACATGTGTGCAAACACTGGAGGGACATGCTCAGAACGTGTCGTGTGTCAGCTTCCACCCTGAATTGCCTATCATAATCACAGGCTCAGAAGATG GAACTGTGCGCATTTGGCATTCAAGCACATACCGCCTTGAAAGTACCCTCAACTATGGCATGGAGAGAGTGTGGTGTGTGGCCAGTTTAAGAGGATCCAATAATGTGGCACTGGGATATGATGAAGGCAGCATTATTGTTAAG CTTGGTCGTGAAGAGCCTGCCATGTCCATGGATTCAAATGGAAAAATTATTTGGGCCAAACATTCAGAAGTCCAACAGGCTAACTTGAAAGCTATGGGAGATGCTGAAATTAAAGACGGAGAAAGATTGCCACTGGCTGTAAAGGATATGGGGAGCTGTGAAATCTATCCACAGACAATTCAGCACAACCCTAATGGACG GTTTGTAGTAGTGTGTGGTGATGGTGAATACATCATTTACACAGCTATGGCTTTGAGGAACAAGAGTTTTGGTTCTGCCCAGGAGTTTGTATGGGCACATGATTCTTCTGA ATATGCAATCAGGGAGAGCAACAGTGttgtaaagatatttaaaaatttcaaaGAGAAGAAGTCGTTCAAACCAGACTTTGGAGCAGAAG GCATCTATGGAGGCTTCCTGCTGGGTGTCAGATCTGTTAATGGTTTGGCATTCTATGATTGGGAAAACACAGAATTGATACGCAGAATTGAAATTCAGCCCAAACAT ATTTTCTGGTCTGACTCGGGTGAGCTTGTCTGCATTGCTACAGAAGAGTCATTCTTCATTCTGAAATATCTATCAGAAAAAGTTGCAGCAGCTCAAGAAACACATGAAGGAGTCACTGAAGATGGAATTGAAGATGCTTTTGAG GTTCTTGGTGAGATTCAAGAGATCGTGAAAACAGGCTTGTGGGTAGGTGACTGCTTTATTTACACCAGTTCTGTGAACAGACTCAATTACTATGTTGGAGGAGAAATTGTCACTATTGCCCACTTAGACAG gacAATGTATCTTTTGGGGTATATCCCTAAGGACAACCGACTTTATTTGGGTGATAAAGAGCTCAACATTGTTAGCTACTCTTTGCTGGTCTCAGTGCTCGAATATCAAACTGCCGTGATGAGAAGAGACTTCGGTATGGCTGACAAAGTTCTTCCCACAATTCCAAAAGAACAGAGAACCAGAGTGGcacattttcttgaaaaacag ggcTTCAAACAACAAGCACTTGCAGTATCCACAGATCCTGAGCATCGTTTTGAACTTGCTCTTCAACTTGGAGAATTAAAAATTGCATATCAGCTTGCAGTGGAAGCAGAG TCAGAACAGAAATGGAAGCAACTTGCTGAGCTTGCCATTAGTAAATGCCAGTTTGGCTTAGCCCAGGAATGTCTCCACCATGCGCAAGACTATGGAGGTCTACTGCTCTTGGCTACAGCTTCAGGAAATGCTAACATGGTGAATAAGTTAGCagaaggagcagagaaagatGGCAAGAACAATGTAGCATTTATGAGCTACTTCCTGCAGGGAAA gCTTGATTCATGTTTGGAACTGCTGATTAAAACTGGGCGTCTCCCAGAAGCTGCTTTTCTTGCACGGACATATTTGCCAAGCCAGGTTTCAAG GGTTGTTAAACTGTGGCGGGAGAATCTTTCTAAAGTCAATCAAAAAGCTGCCGACTCCCTTGCTGATCCTACAGAATATGAGAATCTTTTCCCTGGGTTAAAGGAAGCTTTTGTTGTTGAAGAATATGTTAAACAAAGTCTTGCTGACCTGCGGCCAGCCAGGGAATATCCCCTTGTCACT ccaaatgaagaaagaaatttacTTGAAGAAGCAAAAGGTTTTGAGCCTTCTGGAGTAATGGCATCTCAG CAGGCTGAAGAACCAGTTCTGTCTCCAAAACCAGAAGTGATGAACTCTGTTTCACAGAATTCTGATCTACTTTCAACAAGAGAACAGAAG ACTCTCCTGGACTTGGAAGATGACTTGGATAACTTGGATCTTGAGGATATTGATACCACAGATATCAATCTGGATGAAGAGATCTTAGATGAGTGA
- the COPB2 gene encoding coatomer subunit beta' isoform X1 — protein MPLRLDIKRKLTARSDRVKSVDLHPTEPWMLASLYNGSVCVWNHETQTLVKTFEVCDLPVRAAKFVARKNWVVTGADDMQIRVFNYNTLERVHMFEAHSDYIRCIAVHPTQPFILTSSDDMLIKLWDWDKKWSCSQVFEGHTHYVMQIVINPKDNNQFASASLDRTIKVWQLGSSSPNFTLEGHEKGVNCIDYYSGGDKPYLISGADDRLVKIWDYQNKTCVQTLEGHAQNVSCVSFHPELPIIITGSEDGTVRIWHSSTYRLESTLNYGMERVWCVASLRGSNNVALGYDEGSIIVKLGREEPAMSMDSNGKIIWAKHSEVQQANLKAMGDAEIKDGERLPLAVKDMGSCEIYPQTIQHNPNGRFVVVCGDGEYIIYTAMALRNKSFGSAQEFVWAHDSSEYAIRESNSVVKIFKNFKEKKSFKPDFGAEGIYGGFLLGVRSVNGLAFYDWENTELIRRIEIQPKHIFWSDSGELVCIATEESFFILKYLSEKVAAAQETHEGVTEDGIEDAFEVLGEIQEIVKTGLWVGDCFIYTSSVNRLNYYVGGEIVTIAHLDRTMYLLGYIPKDNRLYLGDKELNIVSYSLLVSVLEYQTAVMRRDFGMADKVLPTIPKEQRTRVAHFLEKQGFKQQALAVSTDPEHRFELALQLGELKIAYQLAVEAESEQKWKQLAELAISKCQFGLAQECLHHAQDYGGLLLLATASGNANMVNKLAEGAEKDGKNNVAFMSYFLQGKLDSCLELLIKTGRLPEAAFLARTYLPSQVSRVVKLWRENLSKVNQKAADSLADPTEYENLFPGLKEAFVVEEYVKQSLADLRPAREYPLVTPNEERNLLEEAKGFEPSGVMASQKQAEEPVLSPKPEVMNSVSQNSDLLSTREQKTLLDLEDDLDNLDLEDIDTTDINLDEEILDE, from the exons AGCGAAAACTAACAGCTCGGTCTGACCGGGTGAAGAGTGTAGACTTGCATCCCACAGAGCCATGGATGTTGGCTAGCCTTTACAATggcagtgtgtgtgtttggaatCATGAAACACAg ACTCTTGTGAAGACCTTTGAAGTGTGTGACCTGCCAGTGAGAGCTGCCAAATTTGTGGCAAGAAAGAACTGGGTTGTTACAGGAGCT GATGACATGCAAATTAGAGTCTTCAATTACAACACCTTGGAAAGAGTTCATATGTTTGAAGCACATTCAGATTATATTCGTTGCATTGCCGTACATCCTACACAGCCCTTCATACTGACAAGCAGTG ATGACATGCTTATTAAACTCTGGGACTGGGATAAGAAATGGTCTTGTTCTCAGGTGTTTGAAGGACACACCCATTATGTCATGCAGATTGTCATAAACCCAAAAGACAATAATCAGTTTGCCAGTGCATCTTTGGATAGGACAATCAAG gtGTGGCAGCTTGGCTCTTCTTCACCCAACTTTACTTTGGAAGGCCATGAAAAAGGTGTAAACTGTATTGACTATTACAGTGGAGGAGACAAGCCATACCTCATTTCAGGTGCAGATGACCGTTTGGTTAAGATCTGGGACTATCAG AATAAAACATGTGTGCAAACACTGGAGGGACATGCTCAGAACGTGTCGTGTGTCAGCTTCCACCCTGAATTGCCTATCATAATCACAGGCTCAGAAGATG GAACTGTGCGCATTTGGCATTCAAGCACATACCGCCTTGAAAGTACCCTCAACTATGGCATGGAGAGAGTGTGGTGTGTGGCCAGTTTAAGAGGATCCAATAATGTGGCACTGGGATATGATGAAGGCAGCATTATTGTTAAG CTTGGTCGTGAAGAGCCTGCCATGTCCATGGATTCAAATGGAAAAATTATTTGGGCCAAACATTCAGAAGTCCAACAGGCTAACTTGAAAGCTATGGGAGATGCTGAAATTAAAGACGGAGAAAGATTGCCACTGGCTGTAAAGGATATGGGGAGCTGTGAAATCTATCCACAGACAATTCAGCACAACCCTAATGGACG GTTTGTAGTAGTGTGTGGTGATGGTGAATACATCATTTACACAGCTATGGCTTTGAGGAACAAGAGTTTTGGTTCTGCCCAGGAGTTTGTATGGGCACATGATTCTTCTGA ATATGCAATCAGGGAGAGCAACAGTGttgtaaagatatttaaaaatttcaaaGAGAAGAAGTCGTTCAAACCAGACTTTGGAGCAGAAG GCATCTATGGAGGCTTCCTGCTGGGTGTCAGATCTGTTAATGGTTTGGCATTCTATGATTGGGAAAACACAGAATTGATACGCAGAATTGAAATTCAGCCCAAACAT ATTTTCTGGTCTGACTCGGGTGAGCTTGTCTGCATTGCTACAGAAGAGTCATTCTTCATTCTGAAATATCTATCAGAAAAAGTTGCAGCAGCTCAAGAAACACATGAAGGAGTCACTGAAGATGGAATTGAAGATGCTTTTGAG GTTCTTGGTGAGATTCAAGAGATCGTGAAAACAGGCTTGTGGGTAGGTGACTGCTTTATTTACACCAGTTCTGTGAACAGACTCAATTACTATGTTGGAGGAGAAATTGTCACTATTGCCCACTTAGACAG gacAATGTATCTTTTGGGGTATATCCCTAAGGACAACCGACTTTATTTGGGTGATAAAGAGCTCAACATTGTTAGCTACTCTTTGCTGGTCTCAGTGCTCGAATATCAAACTGCCGTGATGAGAAGAGACTTCGGTATGGCTGACAAAGTTCTTCCCACAATTCCAAAAGAACAGAGAACCAGAGTGGcacattttcttgaaaaacag ggcTTCAAACAACAAGCACTTGCAGTATCCACAGATCCTGAGCATCGTTTTGAACTTGCTCTTCAACTTGGAGAATTAAAAATTGCATATCAGCTTGCAGTGGAAGCAGAG TCAGAACAGAAATGGAAGCAACTTGCTGAGCTTGCCATTAGTAAATGCCAGTTTGGCTTAGCCCAGGAATGTCTCCACCATGCGCAAGACTATGGAGGTCTACTGCTCTTGGCTACAGCTTCAGGAAATGCTAACATGGTGAATAAGTTAGCagaaggagcagagaaagatGGCAAGAACAATGTAGCATTTATGAGCTACTTCCTGCAGGGAAA gCTTGATTCATGTTTGGAACTGCTGATTAAAACTGGGCGTCTCCCAGAAGCTGCTTTTCTTGCACGGACATATTTGCCAAGCCAGGTTTCAAG GGTTGTTAAACTGTGGCGGGAGAATCTTTCTAAAGTCAATCAAAAAGCTGCCGACTCCCTTGCTGATCCTACAGAATATGAGAATCTTTTCCCTGGGTTAAAGGAAGCTTTTGTTGTTGAAGAATATGTTAAACAAAGTCTTGCTGACCTGCGGCCAGCCAGGGAATATCCCCTTGTCACT ccaaatgaagaaagaaatttacTTGAAGAAGCAAAAGGTTTTGAGCCTTCTGGAGTAATGGCATCTCAG AAGCAGGCTGAAGAACCAGTTCTGTCTCCAAAACCAGAAGTGATGAACTCTGTTTCACAGAATTCTGATCTACTTTCAACAAGAGAACAGAAG ACTCTCCTGGACTTGGAAGATGACTTGGATAACTTGGATCTTGAGGATATTGATACCACAGATATCAATCTGGATGAAGAGATCTTAGATGAGTGA